In Firmicutes bacterium HGW-Firmicutes-1, the following proteins share a genomic window:
- the leuA gene encoding 2-isopropylmalate synthase has translation MNYTKYKKYPTMNFPERTWPSKTIETAPIWCSVDLRDGNQALPIPMSVEQKIEMFQLLQDMGYKEIEIGFPSASDTEYKFLRTLIEEDLIREDVTVQVLTQARKHLIEKTFEALAGAKRAIVHVYNSTSVQQRKVVFNKDKEEIIEIAIEGAQLLKDLAEQYSGTEFVFEYSPESFTGTEMDYALEICEAVIDIWQPTPDKKVIINVPATVEMATPNIYADQVEWFIKNLKKRDCVLLSVHAHNDRGTSVAATELALLAGADRVEGTLFGNGERTGNVDILTLAMNLFSQGIDPGVNIEDIDHIVETYKKCTGMDVHERHPYAGNLVFTAFSGSHQDAIKKGLKVYQDENPQYWEVPYLPIDPADIGRKYEAIIRINSQSGKGGVAFILEEEFGFKLPKAMHPEVSKPIQVLTDETGKELMAQEIFGIFKKEFLNLIMPMELVRINSFIEDGDENGVTMSAEIRYNGVSKQINGIGNGPISAFFHGLQKEGLVGYKLVSYDEHAISDGENAEAAAYIQLEDEITGKRFFGAGTDRNTTKASIKALISAINRF, from the coding sequence ATGAACTATACAAAATATAAGAAATATCCTACAATGAATTTTCCGGAACGTACTTGGCCATCAAAAACGATAGAAACAGCACCTATTTGGTGTAGTGTAGATTTGAGGGATGGTAATCAAGCATTACCAATACCAATGAGTGTAGAGCAAAAGATAGAAATGTTTCAATTGCTTCAAGATATGGGGTATAAGGAAATTGAGATAGGATTTCCATCTGCCTCAGATACAGAATACAAATTTTTAAGAACATTGATTGAAGAGGATTTAATTAGAGAAGATGTAACAGTTCAAGTTTTAACGCAGGCGAGAAAACATCTTATTGAGAAAACTTTTGAAGCTCTAGCAGGAGCAAAAAGAGCTATTGTTCATGTTTATAATTCGACATCGGTTCAACAAAGAAAGGTTGTATTTAATAAAGATAAGGAAGAAATCATTGAGATTGCTATTGAGGGAGCGCAGCTTTTGAAAGACCTAGCAGAACAATATTCTGGAACAGAGTTTGTGTTTGAATATTCTCCAGAAAGCTTTACAGGAACGGAAATGGATTATGCACTTGAAATTTGTGAAGCCGTTATTGATATTTGGCAACCTACCCCAGATAAAAAGGTTATTATAAATGTTCCTGCAACTGTTGAAATGGCCACGCCTAATATTTATGCAGATCAAGTGGAGTGGTTTATTAAGAATTTGAAAAAAAGAGATTGTGTATTATTAAGCGTACATGCGCATAACGATAGAGGAACTAGCGTAGCCGCGACTGAGCTAGCATTACTTGCAGGTGCAGATCGAGTTGAGGGTACATTATTTGGAAATGGAGAAAGAACTGGAAATGTAGACATCTTAACCCTTGCTATGAATCTTTTTTCACAAGGTATAGATCCAGGTGTTAACATAGAGGATATTGATCATATTGTTGAAACTTATAAAAAATGTACAGGAATGGATGTACACGAGCGTCATCCATATGCTGGGAACCTAGTTTTTACAGCATTTTCTGGTTCGCATCAAGATGCTATAAAAAAAGGTTTGAAAGTTTATCAGGATGAAAATCCACAATACTGGGAGGTGCCATATTTACCTATTGATCCAGCCGACATTGGAAGAAAGTACGAAGCTATTATCAGAATAAATAGCCAATCAGGTAAAGGTGGTGTAGCCTTTATTCTTGAAGAGGAATTTGGATTTAAATTACCAAAGGCAATGCATCCTGAAGTAAGTAAGCCTATTCAAGTATTAACAGACGAAACGGGAAAAGAGTTAATGGCTCAAGAGATATTTGGAATTTTCAAAAAAGAATTTTTAAATCTTATTATGCCAATGGAGCTTGTTCGTATTAACAGCTTTATTGAAGATGGAGATGAAAATGGTGTTACGATGTCTGCTGAAATTCGTTATAATGGCGTAAGTAAGCAAATTAATGGTATTGGTAATGGACCTATTTCTGCATTCTTCCACGGACTTCAAAAAGAAGGCTTAGTGGGATATAAATTGGTATCCTATGATGAACATGCAATATCTGACGGTGAAAATGCAGAGGCTGCAGCGTATATTCAGCT